The Raphanus sativus cultivar WK10039 chromosome 6, ASM80110v3, whole genome shotgun sequence sequence atttaattttttattttggaatcTGGTTAAGTCTATGGTCAAAATACTTTCTATAATTAAGAAAATCCTATATGTCGATTCCTTAATCATAATACtttctataatttaaaaatcagaaactaaaagttaaaaattatttggatCTAATTTTGGACAtggaataattgtttggctatAATCTTTTGTCGGTTTAAACCCTATCAATTATGACTATATACCTAGGGAAACTAATATCAACGATATCACAGCCTACAGATTTCGAAACCACTACACTACAATGAAATCGAGTGCAATGAAAATATtaggatatatttatattgtgagATCTCAGGTGATGAGAAGAGAGATCAAATCCAACATGTATTTCATCCAGTAACgagtttgtttttgtaagattttGTTGTCTACAATAATGgacaatatttttgaatttgattcGTAATCAGTCCACTTAATTTTGAAGTCATATATTATTTACTTGAAGTTACTTTTATTCGTCTACAATTATTATGTTTTCCAAGCcagttaaaatttaataaaactataaaaataaatatatagattaaatatctatagattaaaacttataaatttttttagtcCATTCACCCTGCGCAGGACGCAGGTCATCACCTAGTAATATATTATGATGGCAGAAAGATTAACATAAATCTCGCTAATAACTTTACACAAACAAGCTTAAAGCTATAAAATTGGAGGCTGTTCAATATTTAATACTTTTACTACAACCGCCGCGgtagttataacttataactaGAGTTCAGTTCATACTCCAAATATTGTTTTCATagtatcacaaaaaaaaaattctgacaTTATTTGTTGCTAGATAAAAAGAATCACAAGACTGTGATATTGACTAGAAGCGAGCACGGTCAATTGTGGCCACCATGACCGACCTCGACCTACGAGCCCAATTTAAAACTCTCCAAACAGAAGTCATTGAGATGAATTCAGCTATAAGCTAAACAGATCCATGAATCATCTTAAAgctcaaaatttgaaaaaaacaatataaggTACACCAAGCAGTTGGAGCTCAAAATTGAGCATTTGAGGGGAAAGCTCGCTGGCATAAACATAACATGAAGAGCACGGCGCAGGTTCTAACCCATGCAAATCCTAGAAAACGCGGTTCCGCAAAACTCAACAGAGAACATATTTGTACATCCAGAATATTTGCTTCCAGTCCTCCCAACTCAGCTCCTGGTTCTTCAACTTTGTTTAGCTTCCTTCTCCATACTCCGAAGCTCATCTCTGCCTTAAGAAGACCCTACGGAACAATATCATCTTCTAACACAGTGAATCAAGTGGAGGAGCCATTTGTATCCGTCACAACACTAAGAgacttcccccccccccccccccccagcATATCCATGGGTTTCGTGAGATACATACATGTTGATCCTGGTTTTACTGAATAATGCAAGAAATGAACTCTCACCATTACAGCCATATATGTGGATAACATGCAGCTATTTCTGTGGCTTCTCCACAGACTCTGGTTTCCATACAGCAAGAGTAGTCATGCCCTATGACATTTATAGACGATTAGCAATAACATAAACAAGAAATTTAATCAGTAAATACCCCACTTCCCCCTTACCGGTATATAGTCTCTGCTCTCAATGTTttgaattctatttttttatgaGATCAGCAAGTTCATGATTGACCTCTCTCAAGTATACTCTTCATTTCCTATCGACATCTCTTTGTCTTCAAAGCACGCTTAACTATAGCAAACAAATGTTCAGGCAGAGTAATATCCTTTCCTGACAATTCGGTAACAAGTTCCGCTGCTTTATCCGTGTGCCCTTTGCGATCATAAGCAGATATTAGAGCATTGTAGGTCACATTATCAGGCTTCAGCCCACATTCTATCATCCGATAAAGGATGTCTGTGGCGATCTCTAGGTTGCCGATCTTGCAATGGTGATTCATCAGAACAGTATACATCTTAACGTCTGGTTCTATACAAGCAGCTGCTAATTCTTTCCAAATCTGTTTAGCTTTTCCTTCGACACAGCCTGCTTCTTTATCATCCAACTTCAGATGACCATGAAACAAAACCGTGTATACTATCAAATCAGGTATTACTCCTCTCTGCTTCATCGCCTCGAAAAGATCATTGGCTTTCTGCAACTCCATTAGCCTACAGTACGTCTGAATCATGATCGTATACGTAACAAGATCAGGGAGGTTTCCTCTCCCAACCATTTTGTCAAATACCAGCTCGGCTTCCCTCACGTTATCTACCTTACTTATCATTTTACCGTACATGCTCCTCGCAGGTTCAACTCCATAAGCCCACATCCTTTTCAGCACCCTTAGAGCTTTCCCCTCACAGTGTTTATCCTCGCAGAGAGCAGTAAACAGTTTAAAGCACACACTCTTTGGCAGAGGAGAGTTTAGCTCGACGAATTTTCTATAGGCATCTTTAGGAAGGCCAGAATCACAATAACCTTTCACCAAACTGGCGTAGTTTTCTGGGCACTTGTCTCTCAGACTTGTAAAGAACTCTCTTGCTTCTTCTATTTTACCCGCGGAACAGAGACCGTTAATGATCACATTGTGTGTGACAGCAGTGGGCTCTACACCCTCCGTTTTCATATCTCTATAAACCTCAAGCGCCTTCTCGCTATGACCATTCCTGGCGAGCCCACCAGCAAGCACGTTGTACGTGACCACATCAGGAGCCGTACCCTTCGCTCTCATCTCATCAAACAAATCAAGAGCATCAACGAACCTGCCTTGAAGACAGTATCCATCGATCAAAGTCGTGTAGTTGATGACGTCAGGAACCATTCCTCTACCAATCATCTCTCCCAGCAGCTCCACAGCTTCTTCCACTCTCTCCAGCTTGCTCAGAGCTTCGAACGCCGCGTTGTAACACACCTCGTCCATGAAAACATCCATCTCCTTGAACTCTTTGAACCTCTCCAACGCTCCCAACCACAACGCGTCGGACTTACGCAACGCTCCCATCTTACAGTAGCACTGTAGAACCGAACTCACGATCACGCAGTTGATCTTGATTCCCTTTTTCAACATGGCATCAACAAAACTCAAAGCTTTATCCAACTCCAAGCTCTTGCAGTATCCGTTAACAATCTCAGAGCAAGCGTAGACATCAGGACCAACCCCAAACTCCTCCATCTTAAAAACAACTTCCTCCGCCGCTTCCACGTCCATCTCCTTACAGAATCCACGAACCAGCATCCCAAACGCGAATCCAAGCGCGTCGCCACTCAGAGACAGTTCATTGACCAAACCCAAAGCCATCCTCGTCTTCCCGTTCAAACAAAGCCCTTCGACGAAAGTCGTGTAAGCAAACACGCTCGAAGTAGTCTCCTCGAGCAGCCTAGCTGCTCCGTCAAGATCGCGTTTTCGACACAAGGCCTTAACCGCGATGGCGTAAGTGTAGTCGTTGGGGGACAGACCGAGCTGGTCGAGCTGGCGGAAAAGAGCTAATACCATATCGGTTCGACCGGACTCGATTAAACGGTTCATTAAGAAGTTGCACGGCTTGATTCCAGGGACGTAACCGAGGCGTCTGCTTTGGTACAATACGTCGACGGCTTCGTCGAACATACCGAGAGTAGAGTAAGTTTTAACCAATGAACCGGAAACTCGGTTTAGGAggaggaaggaggaggaggcatcttcttcttccccttcCGCAATCGCTTCCATCAGTTCCATCACGGAGAAGCCACGCTCCTCCACCTCGTTGTTGTTTTTGATCAGTTCGATTAGCACGGAGTCTAGCTTCCTGTCGAGACGCCAGCGAGAGAGGATTCTGACGAGAGATGCGTACGCGTTGAGGTTAAGCAGGACATGGTTCTGTTGGAGGTGGCGGAGGAAGGAGAGAGCGAGGTTCGGGTCGTCTTTGGTGCTGTTGAGGACTCGGAGGAGGGTGGTTTGGTTTAGGTTGGAGAGATTGAGATCGGAGTTACCGATGAGTTTGATGAGGTTGTGGTGGTGATTGTTCGTATGCTCTTGCTGTTGTTCAGAGAGGTTAGGGGTGTTCGGAGAAGAGACTGTGAAGAAACGCGAAGAGGCTGATGATGATGCTCTTCTCGGAGGAGCCCGTCTCAACTGTGAGAGTAGTAATGGAGAGAAACGCATCAAAATTGGCGATTTGGGTCAGAGTGAGAGACggacgttttttttttttttttttgtaaaaccctaaaaccccaATGAATCTGCCGGCCTTTGAGGgaaggatattttttttttgtcaaacgagtgaaggatatatatatataatttttttaatattttttatctattaataatattattgttttgtatGTAGAGGGGAAGAACAATGACAgagagagaattttttttttttaacttctttttGATTAACTGTATCATTTATAATGAAAAGGAGTTTTACAAAGCAGAAGCTTATCTCACAGAGAGTGTCTGTCTACTGATTACTTATTTTTGGTGTGAATGAACACAATGACAAATATTCAGAAAAccaaacataaacataaacgcACATCTTTCGATACTAATGAGCGCCATTCATAGCTTGGAGGCATCAGCTGTGATCTGATGGCTGAGAGCAACAGCGGCTTTGGAACCGTTAGGACGGCCAAGATGCTTGCTGATGAAATCTCCAGCAGCTATTAGCTTTCCCAAGTCGACGTTGGTTTGGACCCCCAAACCGTTTAACATGTAAACCACATCTTCTGTTGCTACATTTCCTGACGCTCCTTTTGCATATGGGCAACCCCCTAATCCAGCAACCGATGAGTCTACTATGTTTATTcccatctgtttttttttttgtttttttccacCAACAACAACACATGTCAGTCAAACCCATAAATGAAAAGATTTTTATCTTGTTCTGTTTTTCTTAGAGACTTACTTGGAGAGAGACCAATATGTTTGCAAGAGCTTGTCCGTAGGTATCGTGGAAGTGAACAGCCAGTTTTTCCGCTGGCACAGCTGCCATCACGGCTTCAAGCATGGGAACCACAGAACCTGATTTTCATTTATtaagaaaagatttaaaaaaaaaaacaattctctTACATACACAATTCAAAACatagaaaaaaattgattaatgaGGAAGATTTGTAAACAAAATGTGACCAGGAGTGCCGATTCCAATTGTATCACCAAGAGAAATCTCAAAGCAGCCCATGTCATAGAGCTCTTTGACAACATGCGCTACTTTTGAAGGTGGAACCGCTCCTTCCACTGGACACCCCACCGCGCAAGATACATACCTTCAAACATTGGTTGAATAATTTATCATATGAATCCTAAGCTTTGATAGTAAATGTAGTTGGGACAAGAAAAGACGTACGCACGGACAGGAATGGAATGCTCCTTTGCAGCGGTGGAAACAGCACGATATCTCAAGAGAGACTCTTCAATGGAACAGTTAATATTTGACAAAGAGAATGACTCGGAAGCCGATGCAAAGATTGCAACTTCCTTAGCACCTGCAGAGACAGCTGCTTCAAAACCCTGAAAAACAAgcaaaaacacacacactctctctaTGTTGGTGACTGAAAAGTAAGAAACCAAgaatcttatttttttgtttggagaAACGAACGATACACACTTTAAGATTGGGAGTAAGAACAGGCAATCGAGCCGCCCCATGTAGAGTATTAACTGCATCCATTACATTCTTTGCATCTGCAAGCTACAAAGCCAAATAGTACAAACTTAGTTTTCAATCTTTTTGTTTCTAACATAAAACTCTTACTCTCTACTTGTTTTGCTCGGCTGACTCTCTAGGCACAACAGAGcaagaacataaaaaaaaaaaaaagaagaaaagaattaATTAACCTGGGGAACCCATTTAGGAGAGACAAAGCTAGTAGCTTCGACAACGGGCAAACCAGCAGAAACCAATCTCCGAATGAGTTCGACCTTAACAGAAGTGGGAACAATGTTTTTCTCGTTCTGAAGGCCATCCCTTGGACCAACTTCTACAATCTTCACAAACTTGGGTACTTCTCTAAGGAGCTGGTGCTGCTGGATGTTGGTAAAGAATAAGAGAAAATCATTTTTGGAGATAAGTAGGGTCCTGAAAATTTACCTTGTTAAGTGAATGTGGTAAGGTgtgaaaatgtttggattcCCATAGAGTGCCAGAAACTGATGAGTTCCCAAGTAAAAGTTGTCGTTGAGATACTTTCCGAGAATGCATACAGAAGCTTTTACCATCACTGAaactcagaagaagaagagtataAAATAAAGTGAAAGATGCCATCAACAAAATACTAATCAAAAACCTGCACTTCACTCACGCACTTGCAATCTGTTACCCTCCTCTGGATCCTGTCTATGGAGCTCAGCTCCTCCAAACTAGacatggtggtggtggtgactgGAATAGacggatgatgatgatgatgcaagTTGTTTGTTAAACTCTTGCACCATAAAGAATGGGCTCTTCTCATCCCATTCCTCtgcatttttcttttgttttctggaGAAAATCGTCAGATTGGTTGCTCAAAATATGTTCCAGAATAATATGAACTacagttctttttttcttcttctatatatatgaaGTATTGGTTCTCAGACAGAGATTACAATGTTCAAATGAGAAAAACATCATACTGAATTCTCTCTAAATGGTCGGGATGGAACAATGAATTTAATAGCAAAAAAGGGAAAGGATAGAGAGAGGCTCTTACCGGAGAAAAAGAGTGATTGATTCCTCCGGAGAATGAAATCAAAGGAAGCGGCAACTTTAATCTCCTCTAATTCTGGTTGGGACTGTCCCTCGACCCCAATAATTTGACTATAATCTCATCTGCCGTACTACAACCTCCTGTTATAAAAATGACTGTAATAGacggatgatgatgatgactgggaatattacatataaaatattattaaagtagATACCGAAAGACGATGGAACTCTTGCATCATTCTTTGGATCAACACGACAACGCAAGAAGTGCCATGGAAGGTGGCATTAGATATTATCGAGAGGTTTGCTTTAaatgtattttcatataaacCAAGCAAATTTGATAATGGTGTGGATTCTTGATGGTTAAATATCAAACTTCCAGGTTTTGGGATCCAGATTatgattttaagttttaacccATAAAAAAAGATaggaagaaaaagagaagagatgGTAGGGTATCCGAATAAAAAccacattatttttttttactttctcatCAAAACATTTACAAACGACAAATATCTTCTCAGTAGAAAGAAGCAAGAAAGGAAACTGATGTGACTTTACAAAAAAGGATAATACACAAGTGGTCAAGgggacgaagaagaagaaggaggagcaGTAAGGGCGTAAGTGAGACTGCTGTTGGATGAGCTCTCGATAAAGCCAGCCACTCCTGCCGCTGACTGCGTGTTCGATGGGAGGAACAGATCGTGCTTTTGGTCTTTATATGCACTCCACACCTGTTGTCATCAATctcattaaatataattcacaAACAAATCTTGAACAAGACGTTGATAGTCACACTACTTACTTCCGAAGCGTCAAGTATCTCACGCACTTTTGAGCAATGGGCCCCTTCTGTTGCAAAACCATGCAATACCTATACGAAGATAAACCTAtatttcatcaaacacaaattttaaaagaCAACTCTACCTTTATCAACAAATTTGATACTAACCTCAACTGCAAGCACCCGCCCGATTGATGCTTCTGATTCATTCCATTTCATTTGAGAGCTGAGCCCATACCTTCCCCCCGCCCTCCAGTCAAGCAGCCCAAGCAGTACCTCAACAAGACCAACCCTACCAATTTCTCACGTTAGTTTTGTGTATTAACCTTGTTTCATAAGCACCAAAGACCAActtataaattaaaagtattGACTCACTTTAGACCCTGCGCAACAAGCGCATCTCTTGCCCGATTTCCAGCAACAACAACACGCTTAAGTGTCTCAAGTGCTAAAATACTCCCACCAAGCCATCCTATTGCTTTCATCAGAAGTGGAACCACCTGGTGTTCAATCAACTCGAGAGTCATTACAATGTTACAACGTTTTTGACCACTAATAAGAGAGAGAATATAGTAGGGAACCTGGGCATTCCCAGCACTAGTTGCAGCCATTGCTTCCGCACATGTTGTACTAGCGGCTAGTTGATGTAGAACACGTAAGCAGCTAAGGCGCACACGTTCTTGAGGAGTTTGCCCAGGTAGTGCTGAGGGCTCTTCTGTCTCATGCTCAGATCCGATTCCTTCACTCTTACTTTCTCCTCTAGACATCGTTTCCCTCCTGCCCTCGTACGCCACAGCAGCGACAAGTTTGGGGACATACCCGAGTGTTCCTACGTGATCTGCAAGTCCAGGATGCACACGCAACAAAGAAACCAATGCAGCAGAGAGAAGTAGAGGAAGCTCAGGGTCGACAGGATGTTGTTCATAATGTGTTGCCGCCATCGCTGACAAATACTGTTCCAGCAGTCCTTCCAAGAATCCTTTTGGATTTCTCAAAGGAAATTTGGGATCTTTTAAGAAAAGCCTGACATAGATTCCACTAACCTACAACGATAACTTGCGTTACAAATTATGCTTCCACTCAAAAGAACTATTTCACTTCTGCAATAATTCCTGTAACagtttaaacaaataaaagaaaacctgtGGTTCATCTCTCATTCCTTGTTGACCAGGTGACTGCTCGGGTACATCCCATTCAATTACACAACCCTTCTGTTGTTCAACATAAAGATCAGATGCCATGGTCGCAATCTGTGCAGATAAGGATGCAGCCATTGCTGGTGTCCACACAAGTTCTGGAGTCTCTGTGGTCCGCTCAAGAGCATGTACAACAGTCTCTCCCGGTCCATCACGGATGATGGATACAAGACCGTCTGGAAGGAATCTCACTAGCGCGATAGCAACTCTAGGCCCATGCATTGGTTGTGCGACAAGCTTCCCTAACAAAGACGCCGCTGCAGCTCTTTGCTGCATGGGAATTTCTTCTGCACAAGAACATTTTGTGTCATGGATGCCATTGCATGCAATTAGAAAGAGATTGGGGAAGATAAAAGAGTTAAGAATCATTACTTTGCAAAGGCAACAATAGTTCGAGAATGTATACTACACCACCATGTTTAGCAGCAGCCCAAGCAAGTTCCGGTGTGCTTGCCAAAGCATAAAGAACATGGAGAGCACCCTCGCGGAAAGAAGGTGCAGAATGAAGCATttgcaagaggagaagaagactaGATCCATCAGATACCATTGTCTCTAAGCAAGGAGCATAAGCCGTAAGACGAGATAGAACATTCAGACAGAGTTTTGGAATATCAGTTTCTGATGCAATGGGTACTGAAAAACATTCAAAGAGTGGTAATAATCTCTCCTTAGACGAAAACACTGAAGCCAGATCTGGATACTTTGTAAGCAAGTtctacacacacaaaaaaaacaaataaaaggtCAGAAATGCTGCCTTCTTTCTAGCTACGTATCACATGTTTCGTATGCGTACCTGAAGAGCAGTCAAAGCTAATTGGAGGTGATCAATCAGAGATTTCTCTTCCATTTTCATTCCCTCAGCTGACGTTTGATGATCGGAATGTCCTTCAACCAGTGAGGGTTCTGCGACAGTACTTTCAACTTCCGGAGTTTCATTAGATGAGCTGATGTCCTCAATCAAGTTTTGGTCCTCAGAAACCGAGGGCAACTCAGTATGCACCAACGATGATATAAAGTCGATTAGAGCATTGCAGAATGCTTCTGGCTCACTGATTTCTGAGTCGGGTTGATCATTATAGACCTTCAAGTAAACATTGCCAATATAGACCTCTTTTGCCAGTGCCTCATAAGCAAAAGATTGTGCAGTTCCCAGATCATATGAACCATCAGGGCCCTGGCAGGCACGTTGCTGGTCCACAAAATCTAAAAGCTCTGATCGAGTTGCAGAGTTCCATATTATCTGTGAAGCAAAAATTTGATACAACAAATTACAGTCTACCCAGTCAAAAGCTCAACATCCTTTTAAAACTCAGAAAGTTTTCATATGTGCATATAGAGcgaatctcaaaaaaaaaaaaagtttagcaATATGGTGACTTCAGACATATATTTATCATGAGAGTCACAAATCTTAAACTCAAGTATAGACCAAATGTGCATGGAAATTTGAAAATGCTTATGAACCAtccatttcaatatttttaagcTGGCCAGGCTACAAATTCAGAAAACGATAAAGCTTTACCTCTGGTGTCTCcaaatttgtgttaagtttggTTAACAAATCTTTGGCAATTTCTTCTTTCAATAAACTAGCAAGCTTTGGAGTCAGTAATGCTCTGAGAACATCAGCCGCAGTGGCATTGTAAGGTGTCGAACCCTCATCTGCACACAGCCCACTAAGCCTTGATAAGGCCTGTGATGCTTGTACGGCATGCTTATTCTTGGCAATTTGAATGCTAACTCCAGCCCCATGAGACTCGACAGAATTTGATTCATCTGCAGTTGAGTCATACTGTAGTAATAACGGGAGAATGTACCTGATCCAACAGACGCACAGCCATTTGTTATACACAAGCAAAAGTACAATTAAGTGTAATAAAGATTAAAAAGTTCGTGTCAAATCTAACTGATCCAGAACATATTGACgacaacaaagagaaaaataaaacagcTCACCATAAGGCACCGGCCCTTAGCAGACCCTGCTGAAGCTTGGGGAAGACAGAAACATTAGCAATAGACTGAAGAGCAGCATCTACGGCTGCAGGCACAAGTTCTAGTTCCGTACAGTGCACAATGTCTTCAATCAGACAGGATAACTCTAGAATTCTAGCCCTTGCACCCTCAAACTGACTTATTACAGCGAGTGTACGCATTACATTTGTGACAATGATTGCAGCTGGTTCGTGTTGTGAAGTTGTTGGCTGAACCACACACATGCAGCGGGAAAGAAGAGTCGAAAGAAGCTGCACACCACCATCTCTCACTAGTTCTTCACCATTCAATGAAGATGCAGCACAGCTGACATGGTAAATACAGGAAATGAAGTCGGTAAACGATAACTTTGAAGTCATGAAAATGAACAAAGCAAGAACTGCAAAATTTTAGCAAGAGAAATACGTTAATGAAACAAGCTCAGATGCTGCAACAAGGAGAGGGGCTCTATCGTCCGATAGAAAGTTGTTATCCTCCTTGTCCACTGTAACTGCATCAAGTAACATTGGGTAGCCAGCATATTTAAAAGGCTGCAACACATGTCCGTAACGCCGATATAAGATGCACTGCGCTTTCAGTAAAAGCAGCAACCTCCAAGGTTGAGGACCTTGCAATCCTTGCATAGTTGCCTATCAGTAGAAGAATGGAAGAATTTagtacaataaaatataaaaactagtgccaaaaaaatcaaatataacaCTAGAAACTAGATCACAGTATGAAGTTGAGTAAAACACAATGCCAGAGTTTCATAGATTGAAGAAACACTGGTTTTATCTACTAAAGAAAGACGCAAAGTAATTACTATATCTAGCATTCATCAATTGACTTGAACATGAATTATTTACTGGTATCCAATATGTTAGCACTTTTCAACATATAAGCAGATGCTCCAATGCTCTAAAAGATAAGTATAATAGCAGACTATGATGCTAAGCTAGACACATAATTGAAAGAAATCTCAAATACAGACACTGATCAATATTTCGTTGACGTACCTGTAGGCATTCATAAGCTTTTTGAACGGCCAGAAACTTTTCTCTTCCTTCTGGATTCTTATCAGGGTGATACTTCATCGCAAGTTTCCTATACTGGCGCTTCAGTTTATCTTCATCAAGGTTTTGGATCTGTTTAGATAAATTAGATGTCTCATTTAACTCAACTTGACCGCTCCCGTTAAGGTCATCACTTGAAACATCATTCAGGGATATTTCTAGAATTTTGCAAGCTTCTTCTTCAGAAAGATCCATGGGTTTCCTTGTCAACTCTTCGCGCCACATCACGAGTAATGATTGTAGAAACTCAACATGTTCAACAATTGGCCAATTTGGAAATCGAATATCATTGCATAAATTTCTAAGATAATAACGATGACACCACATCTCATCTCTAAGTTCTGGGTATGTGACAGGTGGCATGGGAGCATAATCATACAAAAAGTGGCAGTGCTGTGACAATTTCTGGGGATAGTCACCAAGATGCTGCAAAACCTGAAGAGAGAAACGATAAATCAAAACTCAAAGATAAAAAAGATCAGCTTACAAATAGTGGTCATAAGAAAATGACCTACAGGCCGCAGCAAGAAATATGTAAAATACCTGACATATAAGATGTTCTGCTCTCATTTTATGTGTCCATATAATCTCAGGAGTATCGGAATCAGCGACCATGGCAGCTGCAAACGCAGCCGGTCCACTACGCTCTAACACATATAATAAGGACTCAGGGAGAAGACCACCCAATACGCTTCGCTTAGCAAGGGGCAGCGAGGAGGAAACAGTAGCTTCTTCCCCACCATGAAATGCTTGATGCACATGGGTGACCGAGAAGAGTTGTGCGATTGAATACAGGTTGGATCCAGGGTAAGCAAGGGCAAAGTAAAAGGCACCTGTGTTGTATAGGCGTATCATCGCTTTAGGGTTTCTGGTAACAACATCTTTCAGAAGAGCAGCACTGGCCTCCACAATAGCTGGTTCTCCAGAAAGGATAGCCttttccaaaattttgaaaCCCATCAGATTAACACCGGATTATAATGATTTCAGTTGATGATTAAGAATAATGCACTCTCAAACTCTCAGTTTTTAAGTGGAGTAAGATTCAAATACGGACTTATACTGCAACTCCTCTCTCAGAAGCTACGAAATAGGGGAAAACAAGAGCAGAGAAAGAAGGCATTACCTGAGCAATGTGAGGAAGACAACGTGTGCTAGACAAGATACGTTTTACTCTTGGTGTTGGAGTAACAATCTCCCCTGCGTCATCCAGATCTGAATGAGCCGAAACCATGCTATGCAATATGGACAACGCAGCATCCCCTACCTGAGTAGTGTTTCACCGATTAGACTGAGTCTTGCATAAACTTGTCAGAACGAGAACAGACAACAACGGAATGGACATGAAAAGCATATTTGTTTGAAAAGTTTAAGATGAAAAATCAATTGTAAAAAGCAAGTCCCACATAAAGGAATCATAGTTTCACCTGTGTAGGTGTGAGGACTGGAACTCGGACAGCTACTGCCCACCTAAGTTCACGGATATCACGCAATTTCTTCCAGTCTGACATTCCAAAAGCCCGACATTTTGTTGTCCAGTCAATCTCCTTTTTAGACCATAAGCTTCTGATGACGTCTTTCTCTACAGGGCCAACTTCTGCACCACCTTTGTCAATGTACATCCATTCCTTAGGTGGTTCCATAAATGCAGTAGCAGCAATTAAATTTGACTGTAATGGAATAGGAGTCCTTTCCGAGTTTTCATGAACCACCGTCAGCAGATCTACAGCTAGGACACAACcacca is a genomic window containing:
- the LOC108809005 gene encoding hydroxymethylglutaryl-CoA lyase, mitochondrial isoform X2, yielding MQRNGMRRAHSLWCKSLTNNLHHHHHPSIPVTTTTMSSLEELSSIDRIQRRVTDCNDGKSFCMHSRKVSQRQLLLGNSSVSGTLWESKHFHTLPHSLNKHQLLREVPKFVKIVEVGPRDGLQNEKNIVPTSVKVELIRRLVSAGLPVVEATSFVSPKWVPQLADAKNVMDAVNTLHGAARLPVLTPNLKGFEAAVSAGAKEVAIFASASESFSLSNINCSIEESLLRYRAVSTAAKEHSIPVRAYVSCAVGCPVEGAVPPSKVAHVVKELYDMGCFEISLGDTIGIGTPGSVVPMLEAVMAAVPAEKLAVHFHDTYGQALANILVSLQMGINIVDSSVAGLGGCPYAKGASGNVATEDVVYMLNGLGVQTNVDLGKLIAAGDFISKHLGRPNGSKAAVALSHQITADASKL
- the LOC108809005 gene encoding hydroxymethylglutaryl-CoA lyase, mitochondrial isoform X1, coding for MQRNGMRRAHSLWCKSLTNNLHHHHHPSIPVTTTTMSSLEELSSIDRIQRRVTDCNDGKSFCMHSRKVSQRQLLLGNSSVSGTLWESKHFHTLPHSLNKQHQLLREVPKFVKIVEVGPRDGLQNEKNIVPTSVKVELIRRLVSAGLPVVEATSFVSPKWVPQLADAKNVMDAVNTLHGAARLPVLTPNLKGFEAAVSAGAKEVAIFASASESFSLSNINCSIEESLLRYRAVSTAAKEHSIPVRAYVSCAVGCPVEGAVPPSKVAHVVKELYDMGCFEISLGDTIGIGTPGSVVPMLEAVMAAVPAEKLAVHFHDTYGQALANILVSLQMGINIVDSSVAGLGGCPYAKGASGNVATEDVVYMLNGLGVQTNVDLGKLIAAGDFISKHLGRPNGSKAAVALSHQITADASKL
- the LOC108809002 gene encoding pentatricopeptide repeat-containing protein At2g26790, mitochondrial; translated protein: MRFSPLLLSQLRRAPPRRASSSASSRFFTVSSPNTPNLSEQQQEHTNNHHHNLIKLIGNSDLNLSNLNQTTLLRVLNSTKDDPNLALSFLRHLQQNHVLLNLNAYASLVRILSRWRLDRKLDSVLIELIKNNNEVEERGFSVMELMEAIAEGEEEDASSSFLLLNRVSGSLVKTYSTLGMFDEAVDVLYQSRRLGYVPGIKPCNFLMNRLIESGRTDMVLALFRQLDQLGLSPNDYTYAIAVKALCRKRDLDGAARLLEETTSSVFAYTTFVEGLCLNGKTRMALGLVNELSLSGDALGFAFGMLVRGFCKEMDVEAAEEVVFKMEEFGVGPDVYACSEIVNGYCKSLELDKALSFVDAMLKKGIKINCVIVSSVLQCYCKMGALRKSDALWLGALERFKEFKEMDVFMDEVCYNAAFEALSKLERVEEAVELLGEMIGRGMVPDVINYTTLIDGYCLQGRFVDALDLFDEMRAKGTAPDVVTYNVLAGGLARNGHSEKALEVYRDMKTEGVEPTAVTHNVIINGLCSAGKIEEAREFFTSLRDKCPENYASLVKGYCDSGLPKDAYRKFVELNSPLPKSVCFKLFTALCEDKHCEGKALRVLKRMWAYGVEPARSMYGKMISKVDNVREAELVFDKMVGRGNLPDLVTYTIMIQTYCRLMELQKANDLFEAMKQRGVIPDLIVYTVLFHGHLKLDDKEAGCVEGKAKQIWKELAAACIEPDVKMYTVLMNHHCKIGNLEIATDILYRMIECGLKPDNVTYNALISAYDRKGHTDKAAELVTELSGKDITLPEHLFAIVKRALKTKRCR